TATGGCCGGCTATGGGCTGGGACGTTTTGTGGTGGAGTCGTTCCGCGCCGACCCAGCAACACTGGTGTTTGGTCTGCGGATTAACACAATCACCTCAGCGTTGCTGGTGGTGGCAGGTTTGCTGTTGTTTGCACTGTTGCGCCGCGGGCGGGAAACCCCGCTGGAGGTTACCCCACCGACGAGTCGGGCGGTGGTACAGCTGCGCAGCAGGGCGGAATCTGCTGCTGCAGCAGGTGCGGCGGCTGGTCGTCGGGAGGGGCGACCAAATGATGCAGGTATTGGTGATGGTACCCCATAAGGGGTAGCGCGGATCAGGGGTACTTGTTGTGGCCACCAGCCTTGCCGGTTGTTCCGGTTGTGCTGGTGGCCATTTTGTGTCGCCGGCAGGGCGGCGGGTGGGGCGGGGGTAGGAATAGCTGGCCGCAACCGGGGATGAGTGGCGCCCTGCGCGGATGGGTGGGCGTTTCACTATGCGGTGCGTTGCTGTGGGGGTGAAACCCTTGGGTAGCCGTTGGTGATCTGCTTGGCCACCGCTGCCGCATCGGTCGTTGTCCTGCCAATGTTTTATCGAGGATCTTCGTTGTGCAGGCGTTCCCTCAAGGGATGCGGAAGATGCCATACCCAGGGGGCATCTGGTCGGTATGTGGCGCGAACGATTGATGCCGGGGGCGGTGTGCGGCCGGAACATGCAACCCGGCGGGCTCCGATTGGGGAGCTGAGTTGGTGGCGGGGAAGGGTTGTTGGTCGGGTGTCTGGGGCTGATGTGGGAAATGTGACGAATACCGCCAATTGTGGTGTTGTTGCTCTTTCCCACAACAAAAATGTCCGATTTCTTTTGATTGTGCCTGCTCGGGCATATGTCTGATGGGTGTTGTTCGTCACGCTTTCTGCTGCGCAGCAGCATATGGTCGCACCTTTTCGGTGGGGTGTGTGGCAAAACCCAGGGTGATAGGTCTACATTGGAAATCGTGGAAAGACGAACGAAGATTGTATGTACGCTAGGTCCTGCGGTGGCAAGCAAAGAAGCCATCGTGGAACTAGTCGAATCGGGCATGGATGTTGCCCGTCTCAACATGTCGCATGGCGACTACAGCGACCATGAGCAGAACTATCAGTGGGTGCGGGAAGCCACCGACGAAACCGGACATGCGGTCGGTGTGTTGGCTGACCTGCAGGGCCCGAAAATTCGCCTGGGTCGGTTTACCGACGGGTCGACGTTCTGGGCGACCGGTGAACGGGTACGCATCACCGTAGATGACGTGCCAGGAACCCACGACCGGGTCTCCACCACCTACAAGGGATTGGCTAAGGATGCCAAACCAGGCGATCGCCTGCTCGTCGACGACGGCAAGGTTGGCCTGGTCTGTGTTGAGGTTGACGGCAACGATGTTGTGTGCGAAGTCACCGAAGGCGGTCCGGTCTCTAACAACAAGGGTGTATCCCTGCCGGGCATGGACATCTCTGTGCCGGCGTTGAGCGAAAAAGACAAAGAAGACCTCGAATTCGCACTGAATTTGGGCGTGGACTTCATCGCCCTGTCCTTTGTGCGTTCACCAGCCGATATTGATCTCGTCCATGAAGTGATGGATCGGGTTGGTCGCCGTGTTCCGGTGATTGCCAAGCTGGAGAAGCCAGAAGCCATCGACGCCCTCGAGTCGATCATTTTGTCCTTCGACGCGATCATGGTTGCCCGTGGCGACCTTGGTGTGGAAGTTCCCCTGGAGCAGGTGCCGTTGATGCAAAAACGCGCCATCCAGATTGCACGGGAAAACGCGAAGCCGGTGATTGTCGCCACGCAGATGCTGGATTCGATGATTGAGAACTCGCGTCCTACCCGTGCGGAAGCCTCCGACGTGGCAAACGCGGTGCTCGACGGCGCGGATGCGGTCATGCTTTCCGGGGAAACCTCGGTTGGCCAGTGGCCACATCTCACCGTGAAGACGATGGCTCGTATCGTGCAAACTGCCGAGTCTTCCGGTGAAATTCCGCCGCTGAATCACATGCCACGCACCCGCCGTGGGGTGATTTCCTACTCGGCACGCGATATTGCGGTGAACTTAAACGCCCGCGCACTGGTGGCGTTCACCTCCTCCGGTGACACCGCGAAGCGTCTTGCCCGTCTGCACTGCCATCTGCCGCTGCTCGTGTTCACCCCGGAACCGGCAGTCCGTTCACAGCTGGCACTCACCTGGGGCGCCGAAACCTTCCTCTGCCCAACGGTGGAAGACACCGACGACATGATGGAACAGGTCAACAAGGCACTGCTGACCATGCCCGAGTATGAAGAAGGCGATTTGATGGTCGTGGTTGCCGGTACCCCACCAGGAGTTCCCGGTAACACGAACATGATTCGTGTGCACCAGCTTGGTGAAGTGGTCAGCGCCCACTATCACGCCAAGAAATCGGAGGGCTGCTGTGGTGGTAAGAACCATGGCACCGACACCACCGCTGCGCCGGTAGCTGAGGACACTGCTGCGGCTGCACCAGCAGCAGCCAATGCGGAAGCTTCCGCGCCTTCCACCATCAGTGGCGATTTGGGCTTGAAAGACGCTGCTAAAGCCAAGCAGGGCGGCAGCTGCGGTTGCGGCTGCAAATCGAAGTAATAAGTCCTCAATCCGGATGCTGGCTGCGTCGGAAACGATGAGCAGCCAATAATGGCCAAGCCACGGTGATCCGCAGGACACAAGGATCATCGTGGTTGCACTTCGGCACCGGATGGTTTTGCTGTGATGCCACCGGCACCAACTTGGTTGCCGGTGGCATCACGCTATTGTGCAGCCTCCACTGCCCTCCCTAAGGCAACCTGGCGGACACAGGAACTCGCTGCGCGGCGGAATACTGTGCCCACTGTGCTGGGATTGCCGTGGTCACCAAGCTTCCCTGGCAGGATCGGATGAGACCGGCCAAAGCAAGACAACGCCATCGCTAGATGCCAAAGCGCCACCTGTCCGCAAAACGCTAAATCTTCACGACGGCATGAAAGTCCTCTGGGGGGGGGGACAACTGTGCGGCACATCGTTTCGCGAACGTAGTCTGTTGTGCTATTGCGGATTGGCGACATAGGTGAGGATGGCGGCTGCTGCCGCCTGGGTACAGGCCTGCACACTCGGCTCATAATCGGGTAAAAACGTTCCCATATGATTTCCCGGAATCACCTGCTCAAGCTGACCTTGGGCGGCCGCCGCATGCCACTGTGGCCGGGGGGTAACCCCCACCGTCCAAAACAGATACGGCGCCCCAAAAGCCTGCGGAATAAAGGGGAAATCTTCGCTGGCAGTCCACCGGGTCGCAGTTACCGAATCTTGGCCAAACAACGCATCAAATACCGGCCGAACCGCACTGAAGACGGTTTCATCATTGTCGGTAAGTTCCCCATGGGCGAACCAGGAAAACGTGGGCTCCTGCACACATCCAGAGGCGACACATTCCGCCCGCACCACCCGCTCAATAGCGGCATACACGGTGGCCTTGACCGCGTCATCGTAAAACCGACAGTTCAACGTCAACGTAGCCGTGCCGGGAATAGTGTTATTCGTGTGCCCCGACTGGAGGGTGCCGACACTGATGACAGCAAAATCTTCCGGGGAAATCTCCCGGGCAACGATAGTTTGCAGCCGCAGAATGATCATCGCCGCCACCACGGTCGGATCAATGGAATGATGCGGCATTGAACCATGCGCCGACTGGCCAAAAATCGTAATCGTCACCGAATCGCAGGCAGCCAACGCCGCCCCTGGCATGGTCATCACCTGACCGGCAGGTCCTGGCACAATATGTTGGCCAAGGCACACATCAGGGGCGGGGATGATGTCCTGCAAACCGTCGGCCACCATCGCTGCCGCCCCGGTAGAGTCCTCTTCGGCGGGTTGAAACAGCATGACCACTGTGCCATGCCAATCGGCGCGATGCTCGTCGAGGATAGCGCACGCCCCCAATGCCGCGGTGGTGTGCATGTCGTGGCCACAGGCATGCATCACTTTTGTGGGATTACCATCCTTGCCGATCGCCACTTCTTGGGAAGCAAACGGCACCCCGGTGATCTCTTCGACGGGCAGTCCATCAAAGTCGGCGCGAAACAGTACTGTTGGACCTTTACCGTTGCGGAACACTGCAACGAGACCGTGGCCGCCGATATTGCGGGTTATCTCGCAATCAAACCGTTCCAAATATTCCGCGATCGTTGCCGCTGTGTTTGCCTCCTGCCCGGAAAGCTCCGGATGGGCATGCAACCACTGATAGCAAGCCTGTTGGAACGACAGATCTGCCCGATGATGCTGCACCAGCTCTGCAACGTGTGTCCTGCGTGTGTGCACCTTGCACCGTCCCTCTTCTTTGACAACAATATGCTGCCCCGCATGCCGAGCAACAGCAAACAATGGGCAATAATCCCTCTGGCTAGAACACTTCTACCTACCAGCTAGACACCTCATCTGCGGCAAACAACTGGCGTATCAGGTATCTGCTGCACACCCCACAGGTGTGAGGGAGGCTAGTGTCGCCGAACAACCAGTGTAGTGGGGTGGCACACAATTCGGTGGCCTGCCGGCAAACTTTTCCGAACCTGCCAGGATGCGTGCTATTTCAAGCAGCGGGAAAAGCAACGACAGTGCGCGAAATATGCAAACACCTCAGGTGAGCGCCCAATATTGGGCACATGCCTGCAGGGGCACCTGAGGTGTAACAGTGTGGGTTGTCGATTGCCTGCTGCAAGCAAACACCCTATTGGGCAAATGGCAGCAGCAGCGGCTTGTTTCGGCTAGCTGCTGCGGGATGCTGGATCGTTCTTATACATCGAGGCATCCGCATAGGCAGTGTCGGCTGTTGCCAGCTCACGGCCAGCATTCGCCGGCACCCGACGGGTACCGAAGAAGAACAAGTTGAGCAAGATGGCAGCCAATGCACCGGTGGTAATACCGGAGTTGAACATAGTCGTAAACCAGCTTGGGAACTCCTGGAATAGGTCGGGATACATCACCGGCAGCAGACCGATCGTCACTGAAACGGCGATAACGATGAGCGAGTTTTCATTGATTTCCAGCTTCGACAAGGTTTTCATGCCACTGGCGGCAATCATGCCGAACAAGGCGCCGGTTGCCCCACCGAGCACAGGTGTGGGAATAGCGGCAATGACCGCCCCCAGCTTGGGCAGCAACCCTAAGAGAATCAAAATTGCGCCACATCCAGCGACAACATAGCGGGAACGCACCCGGCTCATCGCAAGCAGCCCAATATTTTGGGCAAACGCCGTGTAAGGGAAGGTATTAAACACTCCGCCGAGCATGGTAGAAAAACCATCCGCCCGTAGCCCATCAGCAATCTGCTGCGGGGTGGTTTTCTTCTCCACGATTTCCCCGGCGGCAAGGAAGTCACCGGTTGCCTCCACGAGGGTGACAAGAGCAACGAGAATCAGAGCAATCACCGCAGACGGCGGGAACTCTGGCAAACCGAAATGGAATGGGGTTGCCACACCCAGCCACTGTTCGTCAGCTACCCCGGACAAATCCACTTTGCCGGCGAACGCAGCCACAATCGTGCCCACCAGCAGTCCGATGAGCACCGAAGTTCGAGCCATCGCCGGTGGCGCGAACCGTTCCACAACCAACACCACTGCGAGCGTGAAAAATCCGAGCGCAATATTGCTCATCGAACCGGCATCGGGCGCGTTGCCGCCGGCAATATTCGAGGCAGCCACCGGGATGAGCGACAGCCCAACAATAGTGATCAAGGTGCCGGTGACCAGCGGTGGAAACATCCACAGAATCCGGGCAAAAATGGGGGCCATCAGCATCATGAACAACCCGCACGCAAGTACGGAGCCATAGATTGCTGCTGGCCCATAATTTTGGCCGATGATAATCATCGGCGGCACTGCCGTGAACGTACAGCCCTGCACAATTGGCAGGCGGGCTCCGAAACGCCAAAAGCCCACACATTGCAAAATAGTGGCGATACCTGCCACGAGAAGATCGGCGGTAATCAAATACGGCAAATCACTGGGCTGCATTTGACCGGCTTGAATCATAGCCCCGCCAAGAACTAGCGGCACAGCTACCGCACCTGCATACATGGCAAGCACATGCTGAAAGGCCATTGGCCATAACACTTTCCCGGGTGGAATCTGATCCACCGGGCTCACTGACGATTGATCGGCGCGTTGCGCGGTTGCTTCTGACACGATTTCCTTCACACGCGGCGGAGCCCCCACCGGGATCTCCGAAGAATCAATATTTTGGCTGGTAGAAAACTCTGGGAACCGCAAGGCGCCCCGATACTGCACCATCACTTCTGGTCGAGTGTCACCTCCCCGCAAGAAAGGGGGCGGGACTCACGGGCACACCCTTTGCGCCAACTTAGCGCTGCGGAATCAACCCACCACCTTGCAACATAACAATGATTTCAGCAGCAGTGCAGTACCACCCAAGAAGTATTGACCGGGGAACAGCGAAAAACCAATTCCGGCACCAGCAGTGCCACCCGTTCGGGCAAACAGCAAGCAATATTGCTCAAGCCACAGCTAAAAACAGCCGACTGTGCCCACCTGGCACAACGCTAAACAAGCAGCCGAACACACCAACCGCATAACCAAGTTATCCAGACTCGCCAGATTCCTTGCATGACGCAGCCCTCGCATAGCAAAACCCGGTGAACCGCTACACAAGGAGCGATTCACCGGGTCGGGATCGCGACCAACTAACTCAACGCCGTTGGTGAACCCAACGTCGAGTCGTTGAAGGAAGAAGTCTTACTCTTCTTCCTCGTCGTCTTCGTCTTCAACCTCAACTTCGGCGAACAGGAAGAAGTCCTCGACACGGTCGGGAAGCTCGGTAACCGGGAACGTTTCAGTCTCAGAGTCGTCAGCCAAAGACAGCTTGCAGATATTAGCGAAGTCAGTGACGACCACCAGGCTTGGGTTGTCGGCGCTTTCTGGAATATCTACGAGCAGGGAGTTCAACGATTCGACGAGATCGGTACCTGGTTCTACAGCACGGCCGATCACCTTTGCTGGCCAGAGAATATCTACCGGATTCTCCAGGCCGGAGGAATTTAACGATGCAGCTTCGTCAATAGCAGTTTGCAGATCTTCATCACTGACGTTGTAGCAGCTCAGCAGGCCGGTGAAGAACTGGCGACGATCAACTTCGGTGCTCTCGTTTTCAGCATCGAAGGTGTCTGCCCGTCCAGCCCACAATTGGGAGAAGTCCATCAGACGCAGTGCCGCAGCTTCTTTATCAGTGGTGTATTCAATACTCATGACCGCCAGTGTACCGATATTGCTCTTCGTATGTTGCTTGGCTCACATCGGCTGGTGGGTGCTCGGAGCTAAACAGTGTCTTGTTCGGGCAATTGAACTGGGGGAGTGGGCGCAACTGCTAGGAGAAACTGTGCGCATCCTAACAGTGGGTGACGGGGGCATGGGCTGCGAATAGCCAGGCGCACTGTACGGGTAAATCTCGAAATGCTTTATTCCTCTCACACGGTAAGAAGCCGCCGACATTGTGCAAACCCTGGTGCTGGCCCACCGAGCCTGGTCTCGTTGACAGACCAACAATCAACACGCCGATGGTAGAGACGCCGGGTCGTCGAATAATACGAGGGTCGTCAACAACACCAACTCGTAGAACAAGAAAATATTGCAAATCCTAGCCCGCCAATTGTCCGCTGAGACCGTCTCAAGAAGTTCGGGTGCCGGGGCTGTACCACCCTGTTGCGCTCCACGTCCCGGTGGAACCGCACTTACGCAGTCTTCACAAGCGAGGATTGCGCAGAGGCTATTCACGATCTGACCGAGCACGAATAAGGCAAGGAAATAACGCAAGATCCAGAGCCGAACGGTACCGGAGGTTGGCAACAGACGCTGCATGAGTTCTCGCAGCCCGCTACAAACCTCACCGCAATAGGCATGGAGAGGTGAGGGAGGTGCCTGGGGGCAAGGTTCCTACCAGCTTCCTACGCCTATATGATGCAAAGTGCACGCAAAGTATCGTCAAAAAATAGCCTTTTACCTGGCGATTTGTGAACGCTAGGTTACGTCTGTATCTTTATTTGAGTCAGCGCGACCGACAGCGCCCCTCAGAACGACAGGTTCTGATTGTGTGGCGATAGGAAAACGACCCTGACAATCAAGCCGATGACAATGATCCAACGAGTTGGTTGGTGAAGTTGCTTCGTGCGCATGATGTGTGAGAACTCGATAGTGTGCCAATGTACTTCTATGTTTTATAGTGCCAGTGGCCATGGTGTTCGGTGTTGTGCCGGACTGGTAATGGTTGTTGGTGTGATCATGGATGCTTTCTTTGCTTTGGTGATGATCATGCTGGTGTAGACCGGGGATTTGCTAGTCCCTGAGTGTTGTTGTTGGTTCGTGGTGGACGATCATAGTGTTCACGTGGGAGCAATGATGATTAGCTGGATGATTGTTTTTATCCAATGGCATGAAAGTGTTGTTTGGTTGAAACATGGTTATGGTTGATTGTCATGTTTGATGTGGTGTGGCCTTCCTCGTCGGGAACCTGCTGCAGAATCCTGCCTGTGTTGCATGCATGGTGTATGTGTGTGGCGTATGGGTGGGTGCGTGATGGTTGATTTTCATCTATTTTTATATATTTTTTTGCAACAATTGTTGTTGCCATGGCAGCTCTGCTTGTTGATCGGGTTGGGGTTGTTGTGGTGGCTGGTTGTTTGTTTTTGCTAGTTTTAGGCTTTCCAGCCTTTGTGCCTTGATGGTTCAGTGTTGTGCTGATTGTTTTGGTTTTTAATGGAGAGTTTGATCCTGGCTCAGGACGAACGCTGGCGGCGTGCTTAACACATGCAAGTCGAACGGAAAGGCCCTGCTTGCAGGGTACTCGAGTGGCGAACGGGTGAGTAACACGTGGGTGATCTGCCCCGCACTCCGGGATAAGCCTGGGAAACTGGGTCTAATACTGGATATTCACTGCCTTCTAGGTGGGTAGTGGAAAGTTTTTTCGGTGTGGGATGAGCCTGCGGCCTATCAGCTTGTTGGTGGGGTAATGGCCTACCAAGGCGGCGACGGGTAGCCGGCCTGAGAGGGTGTACGGCCACATTGGGACTGAGATACGGCCCAGACTCCTACGGGAGGCAGCAGTGGGGAATATTGCACAATGGGCGCAAGCCTGATGCAGCGACGCCGCGTGAGGGATGACGGCCTTCGGGTTGTAAACCTCTTTCGGCAGGGACGAAGCGTAAGTGACGGTACCTGCATAAGAAGCACCGGCTAACTACGTGCCAGCAGCCGCGGTAATACGTAGGGTGCGAGCGTTGTCCGGAATTACTGGGCGTAAAGAGCTCGTAGGTGGTTTGTCGCGTCGTCTGTGAAATTCCGGGGCTTAACTCCGGGCGTGCAGGCGATACGGGCATAACTTGAGTGCTGTAGGGGAGACTGGAATTCCTGGTGTAGCGGTGAAATGCGCAGATATCAGGAGGAACACCGATGGCGAAGGCAGGTCTCTGGGCAGTAACTGACGCTGAGGAGCGAAAGCATGGGTAGCGAACAGGATTAGATACCCTGGTAGTCCATGCTGTAAACGGTGGGCGCTAGGTGTGGGGGTCTTCCACGACTTCTGTGCCGTAGCTAACGCATTAAGCGCCCCGCCTGGGGAGTACGGCCGCAAGGCTAAAACTCAAAGGAATTGACGGGGGCCCGCACAAGCGGCGGAGCATGTGGATTAATTCGATGCAACGCGAAGAACCTTACCTGGGCTTGACATACACGAGATCGCTGCAGAGATGTAGTTTCCCTTGTGGTTCGTGTACAGGTGGTGCATGGTTGTCGTCAGCTCGTGTCGTGAGATGTTGGGTTAAGTCCCGCAACGAGCGCAACCCTTGTCTTATGTTGCCAGCACGTGATGGTGGGGACTCATGAGAGACTGCCGGGGTCAACTCGGAGGAAGGTGGGGATGACGTCAAATCATCATGCCCCTTATGTCCAGGGCTTCACACATGCTACAATGGTCGGTACAGCGCGCTGCGAGCCTGTGAGGGTAAGCGAATCGCTTTGAAAGCCGGCCTCAGTTCGGATTGGGGTCTGCAACTCGACCCCATGAAGTCGGAGTCGCTAGTAATCGCAGATCAGCAACGCTGCGGTGAATACGTTCCCGGGCCTTGTACACACCGCCCGTCACGTCATGAAAGTTGGTAACACCCGAAGCCAGTGGCCTAACCGTTTTTGCGGGGGGAGCTGTCGAAGGTGGGATCGGCGATTGGGACGAAGTCGTAACAAGGTAGCCGTACCGGAAGGTGCGGCTGGATCACCTCCTTTCTAAGGAGCTTATATTTTTTTTGTGTTTATTTGAATCGGTGTGGACTACCGCTGCAACTGTTATGTTGGGTTGTGGTGTTGGTGTGATGGTCACTGTGTTGAGGCTTGAAGAAAGCGGTTGATGATGCTGGTGTGCTGCTGCAAACCTCGTGTTTGCGGTGGTGGTAAACAGTGTTGTGGTTGATCGGGTATGTTGGTGCGCTGTTGGGTGTCTCGGGTGTTATGCCCGTGGCATTGTTGGCATGCTTATGTCTGCTGCAACAGGATGCTGGTCTTGGTGGCTGGTGGGTGTTGTGGTGTGGGTGAGTGTGTGTGTTGTGTGTGAACTGTATAGTGGACGTAGAGCATCTTTATTTTTTGCGTCTATCAGTGCCTTTGAGCCAGACCGCTGCTGTGTTTGTTGGTGGTGTGGTGTGGGTGCTGGTAGTGATTGTTGATTCTTGTTTGTTTGTGTTCTGGTTTTTTAGGGCACACGGTGGATGCCTTGGCATGCTGAGCCGATGAAGGACGTGGGAGGCTGCGTTAAGCCTCGGGGAGTTGTCAACCGAGCGTTGATCCGAGGATGTCCGAATGGGGAAACCCGGCCATGGTTATGTGTGGTCACCTGCAACTGAAGACTTGTGTATAGGTTGTGTGGAGGTAACGCGGGGAAGTGAAACATCTCAGTACCCGTAGGAGAAGAAAACAAGAGTGATTCCGCTAGTAGTGGCGAGCGAACGTGGATTTTTGGCTAAACCGTGATTGTGTGTGATACCCGGCAGGGGTTGCATGATCCGGGGTTGTGGGGTTTATAACGTCTGTTATCTGCCGGTGACGGGTCTGTTGTTGGTGCTGTTAGTGGAAGTGGTGTGGAAACGCCTGCCGTAGAGGGTGAGAGTCCCGTACATGAAAGCAGTTGCCTGATGGATGGTTATTTGTCCCCGAGTAGCAGCGGGCTCGTGGAATCTGCTGTGAATCTGCCGGGACCACCCGGTAAGCCTGAATACTCAGTGTGACCGATAGCGGATTGAGTACCGTGAGGGAATGGTGAAAAGTACCCCGGGAGGGGAGTGAAAGAGTACCTGAAACCGTGTGTCTACAATCCGTCAGAGCCCTTTTTTGGGGTGATGGCGTGCCTTTTGAAGAATGAGCCTGCGAGTCAGCGGCATGTCGCGAGGTTAACCCGGTTTGTGGGGTAGTCGTAGCGAAAGCGAATACTAACGAGTGTGTTGTAGTGGCATGTCCTGGACCCGAAGCGGAGTGATCTACCCATGGCCAGTGTGAAGCAGCGGTAAGACGCTGTGGAGGCGCGAACCCACTTAGGTTGAAAACTGAGGGGATGAGTTGTGGGTAGGGGTGAAAGGCCAATCAAACTTCGTGATAGCTGGTTCTCCCCGAAATGCATTTAGGTGCAGCGCTACGCGTGTTTGCCGGAGGTAGAGCTACTGGTTGGTTTAGCGGGACTATCATCTTAGCGACATCAGCTAAACTCCGAATGCCGGTGAAACGGTTCGTGTAGTAGTGAGACTGCGGGGGATAAGCTTCGTAGTCGAGAGGGAAACAGCCCAGATCGCCGGTTAAGGCCCCTAAGAGTGTGCTAAGTGGAAAAGGATGTGGGATCGCCCAGACAGCCAGGAGGTTGGCTTAGAAGCAGCCATCCTTGAAAGAGTGCGTAATAGCTCACTGGTCGAGTGGTTCCGCGCCGACAATGTAGTGGGGCTCAAGCACACCGCCGAAACCGCGGCAGCAGCATCTTATGTAAGGTGTTGTTGGGTAGGGGAGCGTCGTATGCTGCGTTGAAGCTGCCGGGTGACCGTGTGGTGGAGTGTATACGAGTGAGAATGCAGGCATGAGTAGCGAATGACGGGTGGAAAACCCGTCCGCCGGATGATCAAGGGTTCCT
The Corynebacterium choanae DNA segment above includes these coding regions:
- the pyk gene encoding pyruvate kinase, with amino-acid sequence MERRTKIVCTLGPAVASKEAIVELVESGMDVARLNMSHGDYSDHEQNYQWVREATDETGHAVGVLADLQGPKIRLGRFTDGSTFWATGERVRITVDDVPGTHDRVSTTYKGLAKDAKPGDRLLVDDGKVGLVCVEVDGNDVVCEVTEGGPVSNNKGVSLPGMDISVPALSEKDKEDLEFALNLGVDFIALSFVRSPADIDLVHEVMDRVGRRVPVIAKLEKPEAIDALESIILSFDAIMVARGDLGVEVPLEQVPLMQKRAIQIARENAKPVIVATQMLDSMIENSRPTRAEASDVANAVLDGADAVMLSGETSVGQWPHLTVKTMARIVQTAESSGEIPPLNHMPRTRRGVISYSARDIAVNLNARALVAFTSSGDTAKRLARLHCHLPLLVFTPEPAVRSQLALTWGAETFLCPTVEDTDDMMEQVNKALLTMPEYEEGDLMVVVAGTPPGVPGNTNMIRVHQLGEVVSAHYHAKKSEGCCGGKNHGTDTTAAPVAEDTAAAAPAAANAEASAPSTISGDLGLKDAAKAKQGGSCGCGCKSK
- a CDS encoding amidohydrolase, translated to MHTRRTHVAELVQHHRADLSFQQACYQWLHAHPELSGQEANTAATIAEYLERFDCEITRNIGGHGLVAVFRNGKGPTVLFRADFDGLPVEEITGVPFASQEVAIGKDGNPTKVMHACGHDMHTTAALGACAILDEHRADWHGTVVMLFQPAEEDSTGAAAMVADGLQDIIPAPDVCLGQHIVPGPAGQVMTMPGAALAACDSVTITIFGQSAHGSMPHHSIDPTVVAAMIILRLQTIVAREISPEDFAVISVGTLQSGHTNNTIPGTATLTLNCRFYDDAVKATVYAAIERVVRAECVASGCVQEPTFSWFAHGELTDNDETVFSAVRPVFDALFGQDSVTATRWTASEDFPFIPQAFGAPYLFWTVGVTPRPQWHAAAAQGQLEQVIPGNHMGTFLPDYEPSVQACTQAAAAAILTYVANPQ
- a CDS encoding nucleobase:cation symporter-2 family protein; this encodes MSEATAQRADQSSVSPVDQIPPGKVLWPMAFQHVLAMYAGAVAVPLVLGGAMIQAGQMQPSDLPYLITADLLVAGIATILQCVGFWRFGARLPIVQGCTFTAVPPMIIIGQNYGPAAIYGSVLACGLFMMLMAPIFARILWMFPPLVTGTLITIVGLSLIPVAASNIAGGNAPDAGSMSNIALGFFTLAVVLVVERFAPPAMARTSVLIGLLVGTIVAAFAGKVDLSGVADEQWLGVATPFHFGLPEFPPSAVIALILVALVTLVEATGDFLAAGEIVEKKTTPQQIADGLRADGFSTMLGGVFNTFPYTAFAQNIGLLAMSRVRSRYVVAGCGAILILLGLLPKLGAVIAAIPTPVLGGATGALFGMIAASGMKTLSKLEINENSLIVIAVSVTIGLLPVMYPDLFQEFPSWFTTMFNSGITTGALAAILLNLFFFGTRRVPANAGRELATADTAYADASMYKNDPASRSS
- a CDS encoding type IIL restriction-modification enzyme MmeI codes for the protein MSIEYTTDKEAAALRLMDFSQLWAGRADTFDAENESTEVDRRQFFTGLLSCYNVSDEDLQTAIDEAASLNSSGLENPVDILWPAKVIGRAVEPGTDLVESLNSLLVDIPESADNPSLVVVTDFANICKLSLADDSETETFPVTELPDRVEDFFLFAEVEVEDEDDEEEE